The following are from one region of the Populus trichocarpa isolate Nisqually-1 chromosome 8, P.trichocarpa_v4.1, whole genome shotgun sequence genome:
- the LOC7494480 gene encoding probable zinc metalloprotease EGY2, chloroplastic isoform X1, with amino-acid sequence MLKMSVSATFRGNFSSLLIPQSSYCPCDYRPRHILASSSVISWRKRCRTRDFKLYQVSEFCERREIIVCRAAETEIEPDNSNNDNKEKEVHEGGEEHPTIDSVGQTDDQPDSQPTILNQINGGEITTGGGTQEADDEVVSGSPLPGVKPQQLDESIRIPKETIDILRNQVFGFDTFFVTSQEPYEGGVLFKGNLRGQAAKSYEKLTNRMQNKLGDEYKIFLLVNPEDDKPVAVVVPRKTLQPETTAVPEWFAAGAFGLVTIFTLLLRNVPALQSNLLSTFDNPELLMDGLPGALVTALVLGAHELSHILVAKSNEVKLGVPYFVPSWQIGSFGAITRITSIVPKREVLLKVAVAGPLAGFSLGLVLFLLGFILPPRDGIGLVVDASVFHESFLAGGIAKLLLGDVLKEGTPISVNPLVIWAWAGLLINAINSIPAGELDGGRISFAIWGRKASARFTGFSIVLLGLSSLLNDVAFFWVVLIFFLQRGPISPVSEEISDPENKYVALGLLVLVLGLLVCLPYPFPFTDETVTSFTSNAISSL; translated from the exons atgctAAAAATGAGTGTTTCGGCGACATTTCGTGGCAATTTTAGTTCCTTATTGATACCACAGAGCAGCTATTGTCCTTGCGATTATCGTCCACGCCACATTTTAGCTTCTTCTTCTGTTATTTCTTGGCGAAAACGATGTCGTACAAGAGATTTCAAGTTGTACCAGGTTTCAGA GTTTTGTGAGAGGAGAGAAATTATTGTATGTAGAGCTGCAGAGACAGAGATTGAACCGGATAATAGCAACAATGATAATAAG GAAAAAGAAGTGCATGAAGGAGGAGAGGAGCATCCTACCATAGATTCCGTTGGCCAAACTGACGACCAACCTGATTCTCAGCCTACAAttctaaatcaaataaatgGCGGGGAAATTACTACTGGAGGTGGCACCCAG GAAGCTGATGATGAAGTTGTCAGTGGGTCCCCTCTGCCAGGTGTGAAG CCCCAGCAACTGGATGAATCAATCAGGATTCCTAAAGAAACAATTGATATTCTCAGGAACCAAGTGTTTGGCTTTGATACATTTTTTGTGACAAGCCAGGAGCCATATGAG GGTGGAGTCTTGTTTAAAGGAAACCTGCGAGGCCAGGCAGCTAAAAGCTATGAAAAATTAACGAACAGGATGCAG AATAAACTTGGGGATGAGTATAAGATTTTCCTCCTAGTTAATCCGGAGGATGATAAACCAGTGGCAGTTGTGGTTCCAAGAAAGACCCTTCAGCCAGAAACGACAG CTGTCCCAGAGTGGTTTGCAGCTGGCGCTTTTGGACTGGTTACAATTTTTACATTACTTCTCCGGAATGTGCCTGCATTACAGTCAAACTTATT ATCGACTTTTGACAATCCTGAGCTGTTGATGGATGGGCTACCCGGAGCCCTTGTGACTGCACTTGTTCTGGGGGCACATGAATTGAGCCACATACTGGTTGCAAAAAGTAATGAAGTTAAGCTTGGGGTGCCATACTTTGTTCCAAGTTGGCag ATAGGTTCTTTCGGTGCTATCACAAGGATAACAAGTATCGTGCCCAAACGTGAAGTTCTTCTGAAAGTTGCAGTGGCAGGACCTTTAGCGGGGTTTTCCTTGGGTcttgttcttttccttttggGCTTCATCTTACCACCTAGAGATGGTATTGGTCTTGTTGTTGACGCTTCTGTTTTTCACGAGTCATTTCTTGCTGGGGGTATTG CTAAACTTCTGCTAGGTGATGTACTCAAGGAAGGCACTCCCATATCTGTTAATCCACTGGTGATATGGGCGTGGGCTGGACTTCTTATTAATGCCATCAACAGCATCCCTGCTGGAGAGCTTGATGGTGGGCGAATTTCTTTTGCTATCTGGGGAAGGAAG GCTTCAGCTCGCTTCACTGGTTTCTCCATTGTCTTGCTTGGACTATCCTCACTACTTAACGATGTGGCTTTTTTCTGGGTAGTTCTAATATTCTTCTTACAAAGGGGGCCAATTTCTCCAGTTTCTGAAGAGATAAGTGATCCCGAGAATAAGTATGTTGCCCTTGGACTCTTAGTTTTGGTCTTAGGATTGCTGGTGTGCCTACCATACCCCTTCCCTTTTACAGATGAAACCGTTACAAGTTTCACAAGTAATGCCATTTCAAGTCTCTAG
- the LOC18101414 gene encoding anthranilate synthase alpha subunit 1, chloroplastic → MMITPCWDALRAALPVGTVSGAPKVKAMELIDQMEVSRRGPYSGGLGGVSFTGDMDIALALRTMVFPTETQYNTMYSYKDAQLRREWIAGAGIVADSVPEDEHRECQNKVAGLARAIDLAELTFVNKS, encoded by the exons ATGATGATCACACCTTGCTGGGATGCCCTCCGTGCTGCATTGCCTGTCGGAACTGTCAGTGGGGCACCAAAG GTAAAGGCAATGGAATTGATTGACCAAATGGAGGTGTCGAGGCGTGGTCCTTACAGTGGAGGATTAGGAGGGGTTTCCTTCACTGGTGATATGGACATTGCACTGGCTCTTAGGACCATGGTATTCCCAACGGAAACTCAATACAACACAATGTACTCGTATAAGGATGCTCAGCTACGCCGTGAATGGATTGCTGGTGCTGGTATAGTTGCAGACAGTGTACCCGAAGACGAGCACCGTGAGTGCCAGAACAAAGTTGCTGGGCTTGCTCGCGCCATCGACTTGGCTGAGTTAACTTTTGTTAACAAGTCATGA
- the LOC7494481 gene encoding pleckstrin homology domain-containing protein 1 gives MSLSDSMASLWRAATALTQTQSTQTDGVEFWSNPERTGWLMKQGEHIKTWRRRWFILKQGKLFWFKDSTVTRVCKPRGVIPVASCLTVKGAEDVLHKQYAFELSTRNDTMYFIADSEKEKEDWINSIGRSIVQHSRSVTDSEIVDYDSKR, from the coding sequence ATGTCACTCTCTGACTCCATGGCATCTCTCTGGCGTGCCGCGACGGCCCTAACGCAAACCCAATCAACCCAAACGGACGGGGTCGAGTTCTGGTCGAACCCAGAACGAACAGGGTGGTTAATGAAACAAGGGGAGCACATCAAGACATGGAGACGCCGGTGGTTCATTTTAAAACAAGGGAAGCTCTTCTGGTTCAAAGATTCCACCGTGACTCGTGTGTGTAAGCCACGTGGCGTCATCCCAGTTGCCTCTTGCTTGACAGTTAAAGGAGCGGAGGACGTGCTTCATAAACAGTACGCATTCGAGTTGTCTACGAGGAACGATACCATGTATTTTATTGCAGATTCTGAGAAGGAAAAGGAGGATTGGATCAATTCAATCGGACGGTCTATAGTTCAGCACTCGAGATCGGTTACTGATTCGGAGATCGTTGATTATGATAGTAAAAGATGA
- the LOC7494480 gene encoding probable zinc metalloprotease EGY2, chloroplastic isoform X2, producing the protein MLKMSVSATFRGNFSSLLIPQSSYCPCDYRPRHILASSSVISWRKRCRTRDFKLYQVSEFCERREIIVCRAAETEIEPDNSNNDNKEKEVHEGGEEHPTIDSVGQTDDQPDSQPTILNQINGGEITTGGGTQEADDEVVSGSPLPGVKPQQLDESIRIPKETIDILRNQVFGFDTFFVTSQEPYEGGVLFKGNLRGQAAKSYEKLTNRMQNKLGDEYKIFLLVNPEDDKPVAVVVPRKTLQPETTAVPEWFAAGAFGLVTIFTLLLRNVPALQSNLLSTFDNPELLMDGLPGALVTALVLGAHELSHILVAKSNEVKLGVPYFVPSWQIGSFGAITRITSIVPKREVLLKVAVAGPLAGFSLGLVLFLLGFILPPRDGIGLVVDASVFHESFLAGGIAKLLLGDVLKEGTPISVNPLVIWAWAGLLINAINSIPAGELDGGRISFAIWGRKFFI; encoded by the exons atgctAAAAATGAGTGTTTCGGCGACATTTCGTGGCAATTTTAGTTCCTTATTGATACCACAGAGCAGCTATTGTCCTTGCGATTATCGTCCACGCCACATTTTAGCTTCTTCTTCTGTTATTTCTTGGCGAAAACGATGTCGTACAAGAGATTTCAAGTTGTACCAGGTTTCAGA GTTTTGTGAGAGGAGAGAAATTATTGTATGTAGAGCTGCAGAGACAGAGATTGAACCGGATAATAGCAACAATGATAATAAG GAAAAAGAAGTGCATGAAGGAGGAGAGGAGCATCCTACCATAGATTCCGTTGGCCAAACTGACGACCAACCTGATTCTCAGCCTACAAttctaaatcaaataaatgGCGGGGAAATTACTACTGGAGGTGGCACCCAG GAAGCTGATGATGAAGTTGTCAGTGGGTCCCCTCTGCCAGGTGTGAAG CCCCAGCAACTGGATGAATCAATCAGGATTCCTAAAGAAACAATTGATATTCTCAGGAACCAAGTGTTTGGCTTTGATACATTTTTTGTGACAAGCCAGGAGCCATATGAG GGTGGAGTCTTGTTTAAAGGAAACCTGCGAGGCCAGGCAGCTAAAAGCTATGAAAAATTAACGAACAGGATGCAG AATAAACTTGGGGATGAGTATAAGATTTTCCTCCTAGTTAATCCGGAGGATGATAAACCAGTGGCAGTTGTGGTTCCAAGAAAGACCCTTCAGCCAGAAACGACAG CTGTCCCAGAGTGGTTTGCAGCTGGCGCTTTTGGACTGGTTACAATTTTTACATTACTTCTCCGGAATGTGCCTGCATTACAGTCAAACTTATT ATCGACTTTTGACAATCCTGAGCTGTTGATGGATGGGCTACCCGGAGCCCTTGTGACTGCACTTGTTCTGGGGGCACATGAATTGAGCCACATACTGGTTGCAAAAAGTAATGAAGTTAAGCTTGGGGTGCCATACTTTGTTCCAAGTTGGCag ATAGGTTCTTTCGGTGCTATCACAAGGATAACAAGTATCGTGCCCAAACGTGAAGTTCTTCTGAAAGTTGCAGTGGCAGGACCTTTAGCGGGGTTTTCCTTGGGTcttgttcttttccttttggGCTTCATCTTACCACCTAGAGATGGTATTGGTCTTGTTGTTGACGCTTCTGTTTTTCACGAGTCATTTCTTGCTGGGGGTATTG CTAAACTTCTGCTAGGTGATGTACTCAAGGAAGGCACTCCCATATCTGTTAATCCACTGGTGATATGGGCGTGGGCTGGACTTCTTATTAATGCCATCAACAGCATCCCTGCTGGAGAGCTTGATGGTGGGCGAATTTCTTTTGCTATCTGGGGAAGGAAG TTTTTCATTTGA